Part of the Bos indicus isolate NIAB-ARS_2022 breed Sahiwal x Tharparkar chromosome 29, NIAB-ARS_B.indTharparkar_mat_pri_1.0, whole genome shotgun sequence genome is shown below.
tgctaagggcataggttcaatccctggttggcaaACTTTAAGATCCTTCAAGCCACTTAGTGCgtagaaagaaaaagtttgctcAAATATATAAATGTGAATTGTATTAATTTAAGCTCTAGTATTACTGTGCTTGTTAAACCCTGAAGGATGAGAACAAGGTTGGTTCTATATACATGCTTCTTAGAACCAGATTACTCCTGGCACTGCAGTTTTGCAGCTTTTTAAAGCTCTTAAAAAGTTCAAATTTCAAAGGAGGTCTTTTGAGTTCAAAAaggttctttcttaaaaaaattgtttgagAATGGAGAAGGGTCTAGAATAGGCCTTTCTGCAAACAGGTTTTGTATCAGTGTAATGGTACTCAGTAGAAAGTAGGCTTCAAGGGTGTTCACATATTTCCCAATGTTTTCTATTGATTGTAAAGTTAGTATATAGAATTAGCTACTTGGCAAATACctagtttaaaactcaaaagATATAAAATGGCACAAAGGAGAAAGTCCCCTAGTCACCTGGTTTTTCTCCTTGGACGCCTACAGTTTCTTTTCCACCACTTAGGGACATCCCATAACACTCCTCAGCCCTGTACCCCACCGCCCCTCTTTTTTTGTAGTTATCTTGGAGATTGTTTAATATTTGTACATGAAgagcttccttttttttgttaCAGCTAAGTTGAATTTCTTTGTATAGATGGGGTTTGATAAACTTTAGTAAGTCCCCCCAGATCTTTTGAACTCTTCTTGTTTGTAAACAGGAGTAACTTCAGCTTCTCAGAATCCTGAGGGTTAAGAGAAGTAGCACTTTGGTTACCAAAGGGTTGGAGAGGCACAGaacaaacattattttcttccccTCTTTGTGGGTTAGACTAAGGACTGATTAGACACAGGGTGCAATCATGTGCTCTGACGGTAATTTATTTGTAAGGTACTTTTCCTCATAATGGCCTAGTGAAGGGGTTTGGTGTCCCATGAGGCAGAAATGGAAGCAAATAAAAGCAGAGTGACATTCTCCCAGTCCCTTGAGCCTTCTAGAGAAGCAGATGGCAAGGGAGAGGGAtagcccagcacacacacacacgtgcgcagTCACACCTGAGTTTTGTCTTTCCTGAAGCCTTGGGGAGCAGTATTACAAAGATGCCATGGAGCAGTGCCACAATTACAACGCCCGCCTCTGTGCTGAGCGCAGCGTACGCCTGCCTTTCTTGGACTCACAGACGGGAGTAGCCCAGAGCAACTGTTATATCTGGATGGAAAAGCGACATCGGGGTCCAGGTGAGAATCCACTCAGGAGCCCAAGGAGGAAGCAGCTTCCTCATCTTAGGTGATGAGCCAGCTGAATAggttttcccttttgctttccaCCCAGGGATGCATACGGTCTTCCCTTGATTAGAATCCTGGAGAGGTCGAAACACCTTTTGTTTTCCACAGGGCTACACTGCTCAGGGTCTTGCTGGGCTCTGGAGAGCTATGTGTTAGCCAAAGCTCCTGAGCTTAATCTGTTTTCTTGTCCATAAgccatgcctcctccagccccaggtgCTCACCAGCCATATTCCTCCCTTGCTCTAGAACGGTACTCATGTGGAAAGTGTTTGATACTGTTTTCTAGAGCTGTGTTAGGgtttgatttctctcttttccttccttccttaggATTGGCCTCTGGGCAGCTGTACTCTTACCCTGCCCGGCGCTGGCGGAAAAAGCGGCGAGCCCACCCTCCTGAGGATCCAAGGCTTTCTTTCCCATCTATTAAACCAGGTGAAGCATAGTCCCTCCTGAGCGGGATATACCCTGCTGCATAGTCAGAGGCCTGCTAATCACCTGTTACGTACCAGGCCTGGTGCTAGATTCTAAAGATACTAAAATGAATGAGATGTGAGTCTTTCTGTAAAGAATTCAGCCTAATAGTTAAGAGACAAGTAAACAGACAAGTTATGGTGCCAAGTAAACCAGAGCATCTTGGTTCCTGGGCACCCAGAGACCAGAAGGCAGTGACTGGCTTGTGATCGGTCTGACACTGTAGACCAGGCAGATCTGCGTTCAGCCCTTCTGAGCCTCACCTCCTCCTGACCTTGCCCGCAGACACAGACCAGACCCTGAAGAAGGAGGGGCTGATCTCTCAGGATGGCAGTAGCTTAGAGGCTCTGTTACGCACCGACCCCCTGGAGAAGCGAGGCGCCCCCGATCCCCGAGTTGATGATGACAGCCTGGGCGAATTTCCTGTGACGAACAGTCGAGCACGGAAGGTACACGATTAACACTGTGGTTAAGGAAACTGTGGTAGAAACCAGTCTCCTCTTCATCAGAGGCCAGCCGGTAATCAGAATAGAAGCAGAAGCTATGGGCCAGGAGGGGCCCCTGCTGTTCTGTTCCTGCTCCATTCCTTAATGAGCACTGGGTACTGATGGGCTTCATTGTCACCATCCCATCTTTCCTGCTCCTTTTCTGGTAACTATAgactctcatcttctgttgccacCTGAGTTTTTTTAGTGCCTGGGGTTACCTAGGTGATGTCCCTGCCAACAAGGAAGCGAAAACTGTACATAAAAATacgtcaggcactgtgctaagcacttttcCGTCATTTTCTGCAGTCTCTACGATCTTAGGAAATAGGTACCTTTGCCCATTTCACATGGTGGGGGGCGGCGCTGCAGCACATTAGTGAAAAGAAAAACTTGCCACTAGTAAGCAGCATAGTTTAACTCTGGGATGTTAGGTGTTGGAAGGGAACCGCTGCTGACATGCTCCCAGGTGGCAGATCAGAGGCAGGAGAGGGCATGCCACTTGGGGTATCGGAAAGTTTTATGAAAATGTGGCATTTGATTTAGCTACTTGGAGATGGTGGGAAAGGCATTCCAGGCTAGGGGAACAACATGAAGAAaggcccagagaaaggagagCCCAAAGCCTTGAAAGAACAGCAGTGAGGAGTGAGGCTGGAGTGGAGCCGCTGGGTCATGGAGGCGGCCCTGGCAGCCTTGGCCAGTCCCAACGTGGGGGAGCTGTTGGATGTTCTCATTTCTGCCCATCCTAATCCTCCTGTCTACTCAGCGGATCCTAGAACCAGATGACTTCCTGGATGACCTTGATGATGAGGACTATGAAGAAGACACTCCCAAGCGTCGGGGCAAGGGGAAGTCCAAGGTGAGGGGCAGCCCGGGGGATTGGGGAGCCTGCAGAGTCCCACTGTCTTACCACTTGTTGTTGCCATCATCCTTCCTGAATGAGATTAGCAGCCACTACCAGGAGAGTAACTCTTCAGGCCTAGACACCTTAGTAAGGGCATCTTTTTGCTCTTTGCAGAGTAAAGGTGTGGGCAGTGCCCGTAAGAAGCTGGACGCTTCCATCCTGGAGGATCGGGACAAACCCTATGCCTGTGACAGTGAGTGCCTCAGGAGTGGGTGGGTAGTCCTTGCCTTGGACCCAGCTCCTCGGGATATGAGAGGAGGGAAGGTTGTATTCTTGCTCAAAGTGGTAAAACAAGCTTGGACTCTTGTCCTGCCTGCTGACTGGTTCCCTCTGAAATCCCTGAGAGGCCCTGGCCTCTGCTGCACGACGGGTGAGCCTTGCATGCTCTGGGGGAGATTTCTCCTGtcctctggggtgggggtgcccaTGAGGGACACACAGCAGGCAGAGTTGGCCTCTCAGTAGATGACATCTGGGCCTGCTGGCCCCAATCCAGTCAGGCCCCAGGAGTCCAACGCTAACTTTTCCAGCGTCTGTTCCCTCTTCCCCTTTTCTCTGACTCGCCCCACTTCTGTCCCTCCACCCTGGGAGCACCGTCGCCACTGGGGTTTCTCTCTCGTTTGCTctgctttcctgctgctgctataCCTGTCTCAAGTGTACCAAGGCCCTCTTCTCAtgacttttctttctgtctttcagaTAGTTTCAAACAAAAGCATACCTCGAAAGCGCCCCAGAGAGGTAGCTCTCTCAACTTCTCAGACTTTTGGTTTTCCTATccctttttcccttctccctttgtTCCTGCCTTTCTCATCTGTGACGCTAGTGTTAAGGTCCCTGGAAtggcatggagagaggagccctggCCCTTCTGTTGCGGTCCACTGCTCACAGTCCCAGAAGCTGCCTCTCCCTGCTTGTCTCCCACCATGTTGCTCTAGGGCTGCTTGGGCCCACTGCATGGGGTGGCTTTAGAAGCATTCTGAGGGACCCATTGTCCCAGATCCCTCTGCTTCCGCTTCCCCAAAACAGACATGTGGTGGTCAGCTAATGTTCCCCACCATCCTGCCACCCTTCCCATCCCTTCCCCATTCCTTTCCTGCTACCCCCTATTCTTGGTATCACTGCTCAAAGGTACAGGGTGCCTCGTGGGGATCTGCTTTCCTTGCTGGTTGAGGGGTCGTTGGTTGGATAGAGCACTGATGTGGGCATGTCTTTGAGTTTCTCTGGGGGACAGCTACCCCAGGAGACTCAGTTGATAGATTTTCCCCAAGAGATCCAGAGGTGGGCTATGTTGTATTTGGGGAGTAGCATGAGCCTACATTTACTGAGAGATAAAAAAAGTCTGGAGTCTTAGCTTTCCTCCTGCctgccattattttaaaattattgcaatACTATAGAAGGTCCCTTTCCTTCCTGACTTGGAGCTCCCCAGACTATTCCCAGGGCAGGCAGAAGGCAACAGCTCAGTCTCCCAGACAGCTTGAGTGGAGGAGCAGAGGTGGCCGTGCTCTGGGCTTTAGTAAGTGGAGGAGCCGTGGAAGCTTGAGCCCCAGGCCTGCTGTTCCTGGCCACGGGGAGGCGGTTCTCAGTAGACGTCTGTCCCTGAGCAGAGCTGATGGGGGCGGTTACCTCTGCCTCAGGTGGAGCCCACAGCTTAGAGGGGCAGGGATGAGGTACCCTCAGATCCTAACACCTTTCTCTGCAATCTTCTCCCCACTCAGTTTGTGGAAAACGTTACAAGAACCGACCAGGCCTGAGTTACCACTATGCCCACTCCCACTTGGCTGAGGAGGAGGGCGAGGACAAGGAAGACTCACAGCCACCCACCCCAGTTTCCCAGAGGTCCGAGGAGCAGAAATGTAAGCTGGTGTCAGGGGCGGGGCAAGCAGGAGTCGGCCGGGCTGTGAAAAACCCTCCTTGCGGGGATGTCAGGAGACCCAGAGGCCTGCATGGGTGTCATCTGAGTTCTTCCCTTTCTCGTTATAGCCAAGAAGGGTCCTGATGGATTGGCCCTGCCCAACAACTACTGCGACTTCTGTCTGGGGGACTCCAAGATCAACAAGAAGACAGGACAGCCCGAGGAGCTGGTGTCCTGTTCTGACTGTGGCCGCTCAGGTATCTGAGCCAGTGCAGCCCCTGCCGACACCCAGACCCTGAGGGCCCGTGGCTCACCAGCATCCCAGTGGCTGTCATAGCCGGGTCCCCTCGCTGCTCCCCAGCCTTCAGCTCCCTGATTCGCTCGCTCTCCTCCACAGGGCATCCGTCCTGCCTCCAGTTCACCCCTGTGATGatggcagcagtgaagacctacCGCTGGCAGTGCATCGAGTGCAAGTGCTGCAACATCTGCGGCACCTCCGAGAATGACGTGCgtgtcccccccccaccccccccacccccccccccccagcacaCTCCTGCTCTGCTTTTCCTGTCCTTTCCACCAGGAGGAACTTTGATTTGTTTGGCAGGTGTTCACTGAGTATCTGTGTCAGACCCTGTTTTAGGCACTCAGGACACTAAAGACAAACAACGTCCCTACTTTCATGGGCGTCACCCTCTTGTGTGAACAAACAGTTAGCAAGGAAATGAGTGGCATCTTTATGCTGTTCCCTTCAGAGAACGTTCCATGCAGTAGTGTGGTTAACTGTTAGAGTAAGTGAATAACTGATTCAGATAGAGCTTTTCTGAGGCTGTTGGGGTCCCGGTGGGATGACAGTGACTTTCTGGATGGAGAGGGACAGCAGTAGTTTTCTGGCCAGAGGGTCCCACGTCTGTTCTTCCTGccatctgcccccacccctcttGGAAGAGCCCTTCTAACCCATTCCCAGCGGCCCAGGCAAGGGGAGTCATTCACCTCCCCCTTCCTCTTCCATCTCACCTCCTCTAGGACCAGCTGCTCTTCTGTGATGACTGCGATCGTGGCTACCACATGTATTGTCTAACCCCGTCCATGTCTGAGCCTCCTGAAGGTAGGTTTCCCTGTACTCTTACTCAGAACAAGTATTTATTAGTGACTTGGAAAATCACTTATATAGTGAGTGTATTCCTGTATCAGTGATACAGTCTTCCAGGTTAGGGAGTAGGCTCTTAGCTTTCACTCAGTTCTGAGTGCTTTACTAGCATTGCACCTTTGGGGTTTAACGTTTGTACATTATCACCAGATAACATGCACAGCCACAGAAAACGGACAGCCTGAAAGAAAACAGATGCTGAGCAGAAAATAATTACCAGAAGGAGAGATCTGTTATCCTTCAACCAGCCTACAAAACTCAGTCATAGTTTGTCCAGTGGGGGACTGTGGTTTCACCACTCCATGCCTGACAGATTGAGTGTTCATTTCCACCAGTTGGGAGAGGGAGCTGAACCTGGGACCTGAACAGTTTGCTCAGGCCCTCCAGCAGTGTTTAGTAAGATGCTTCAAATTTATGGAAGGTCTTCAATGAAATCATTGGGGACACCAAAAAGTGGCTGCCTCTCCGCAAGTCCTCTTTGCACCAGATTTCCGTGCTGAAGTCCATCCTTTATAGAAACTCAGAAGCTTACTCAGGAGTACATGAAGCCCAGGAGCTGTTACTGTGACAGAGGACGTGGGCCAACATTGCAGGCGAGAGAAAGTAGCTCACTGCCTGATGTGAGCTGACTTGCAGTGTAGGTCAGACTGCTGTCACCCCCTAGGAGGATGCCACTGACAAAGTCTGAGGGCCCTTTAACAGCTGCAGGGAGGATGTCTTGCTCATCTGTCACaccacatttgtttgttttatctgtCAGGCCACATTTAGGGAGAAGCAGCATGTTTTGTGTTCTATTGTTTTTTAACCATAAAATACCAATTCACAGGCACAATTCTGCATGAACTGTAGAAAGGCTTTCCTGTGGAAGTGCTGTCAGACACTGCTGTGGTAGAGAGTTGCAGACAGCTGGGGAGTACCCGCCACAACCATCAGATGGTCTAGCCTCTAGGCCAGGAGTTCCAAACTATGACCCCAGGCCAAATCGAGCCGAACCTAGTATACATAATTCACaagctaaaaattatttttacattttcaaacagaattaaaaaaaaaaaaaaatgactgaaactGTGTGGCTCACAAAGCCTAAAGCAGTTAACACTGTCTGGcagtttacagaaaaaatttatCAACTGCTATATATTGACGTTTGGGTTAGGAAGGACCTTAGCTTTTTGAGAGTCACCTCTGAAGAGCTGATAAAAGCTATGGATTCTTTCCCTCAGAATGATGTTGAAATACACGTATGTACAACTGTGTTTATAGTTTTGAGGTAATAAGGGCTAATTTTGTTTCTCAAGGCATAGAAGAATTTAGCTGTAGCAAGtattaataaatgaacaaaataaaccaGTTATTTTGCTTATAAGGAatattatttcctgttttttttttttttttttaatgaaaccagACTTGGGTCACAGTAAGTTGCATCATCATAGCTGGCCCCCTTTTCCTCTCATTGGGTCCTCAGCCTCTGCTCAGACAGCTGGTGACAGTGGAGAGCCCgtctcttctgtctgtgggctttGCAGAAAACTGTCTTCTGTGGAATCAGTATTGGTTTCTCTAGATCCTCTATTCATGATCTTTATTCTAGCCTTTGGGGCCATGAGAACAAAAGTCTGGCTCTTCTGTAATCACAAGTTTAAAGCTCGGTTGCTTTAAAAAAGTTCTTTGTCTCCCCAGGTCCTCTTTAGTGATTATAATTATAGGGCCCAGAGGCCCTGGGAATCTGTCTTCTAAAATAGGCCTCCAGGTGATGCTTTCTTTCATCTCCATTGAGAATTATTTTTCATGCTGTTTGAAGACCTAGAGTTTGTCCCTGCTCAAGATAACTGAAACTTTGCTGCTGCAGCACATCTCCAGTCCTCCCCGTAGCCAGTCCTGCCACTGGAGGTGAGGATTGTGTGGAGCCCTCCTGACCCTCTGTGCTTCTCTGCAGGAAGTTGGAGCTGCCATTTGTGTCTGGACCTGTTGAAGGAAAAAGCTTCCATCTACCAGAATCAGAACTCCTCTTGATGTGGCCACCCCCAACCCCTCATACATCTAGGGCTGtttctctcctctctgttttTCATACCCACTTTCCCTTCCCCCTCTCTTTCTCAAGTCCAGAGAATTGCAGGTGGTCATGCCAGCCTGCCTTTGGCAGCAGCAAGCTGAGGTGGCAGCTCTGACCACCTCTGGCCCCAGGCCCTCAGGGAGAACGGAGCAGCACCCTGGCCCAGGGCATAGCTGTGGGCCCAGCTTCTCCCTGCTCTCCCTGAAGAGCATTCACTCTGTCTACCTTGGGCCGAGGCCAGGGTTCAAACATTGTCCTCCAACAGAGAGTGGGAGAGCAGCTCACTTCTCTCAGCTCAGCCTCCACTCTGGTCCCACGGTTTTCCCTTCCTGTGAAGGTGAGTCAGACTGGGGCATATGCCAGAGCAGCTGGGAGTGAGAACTGAGCAAGCTGGCAAGCAGCTGCCCATGCCCTCGTGCTGCTTAGCCTCACTGCCTCCTTCCCCCAGAGTGGCTTCCTGCGGCCCTCTGTTCTGCAGCCCAGGATCCTTTACCTGAGCCAGGTAAATGCTCTTGGTCCTGCTCCTGGCTCTACCCCGTTCCCACAAACCTACCCCAGGGGGAGTAGCAGCCTCACCCTGATTGTTCCTTGTGCTTGCCTGTCTCATTCTCACAGGCCCTGGTCTCTAGTGACTGAAGCATTCCCCAcccttgttattttctgtcttctgcccCATCCCCCTCCTTATTCCCTTTGGttttgtggggagaggggaagcatCATGGGGCCAGGCCAGAAGCTTGGGGGCCACTGGGAGATATTGGATAATGTGCCTGTTTTTTAACTCGATGAAAAAGCCTACCTCCGAAATCCCCTTTTTGTTCTTCCTGGACCTGGGCATTCAGCTCCTGCCCTTAACTGAATTGGGAGCCTCTGCCGCCTGCTCTGTGTATCCTGGCTCCTGGGTCGTGGGGAAGCCACCTAGACATCTCTTTCTTCCCTCGCACACTTGATAGCAGCTGGTAAGGTCTTCACACCCTGATTCTTTAATTTTCTGCCTGGTGACACTTTAAATAATAGGGGGGACTGTTCATCCCAGGACAGCCTGGAATGTCCTTCCCCTTGGCTGTGGGCAGGCCCTAATTCACTGTCACTTTGGAGTTgaggtgtcttttttttctttctttccttagttCCTATATTCTAAGCATTagtacaaataaacatttttacacAGAGCCTTCTGCTGGATTCTTTTATCTCCAGGTCTCCTTTGCTGTTTAAGGCCACTTTATCCTAAAACTTCCTTAGGACAGtggttttaaatgttttgaagCATAGCTTTTCACCCAACTTAAAATTTTTGCTTAACCTTAGTAGATTAAGTTGATACAAAATTGGGTactttgttttaatcttttatgtaaattatgacaatttcttataaagaaaaatgaagttgttTTGATTAATACAAAATTTGAGGgcactcctggtggctcagtggtaaagaatccacctgccattacaggagaaacaggtttgatcccttgtctgggaagattctatatgcctcggagcaactaaccCTAACCCGGGGGCCACAGCTATGTAAGCCTGTGCACCAGAGCCTGTCAGCTGCAACTGCGGAGGCCCACATCCTAGGGCCCGCGCTCCCCAGCGAGAGAAGCCGCCGCAGGGAAAAACCAGAGCGTTGCACCTGGAGGAAAGCCTGTGTAGCAACGAACACCCAATGCAggcaaaaataatgttttaaatgcagttaaaaataacttgagaatcctgtttgtttctgtatttttgtgTCTTTGGGGGAGATTCTGCTGGATTTGTACATGCAAGTAATGACAACTTTATAACAGTTGACCTTGCAATTTAAGATACTTAAAAATAGGTCCAGAAGCTTGattattatataaatagaatGACAAGAAGACTCATGACATCATGATGAGACATGACTTTTTGTATAAGCCGTGAACATGAGATGAGAGACCCCAACCTTGTGAGTGAGCCCACAGTGCAGTGCTACAGCCTTTCCAGACAGATTTATGAGCACAAAAAggagtttctttttccttcagccAACACGTGAAAGGTATGAATCAGTTATGAACCCCCTGAAACATGCTTAGGGTTTTCTGGGCCAGCCTGAAGGCCACTTGTTCCTCCTGGAAGGCAGAGTGGCCTGGGCCCCTGTGCTCAGTTAAGTAAGCCAGGTGCTCCAGTTTGGAATCGTATTAGGGACACAGCACAGCCCCCATCCGCCTGTCAGTACCTGGAAGTAGGCCTGGAGCAGAGGGAGTAAAGCAGTGAAATGATCCTTGCTGGTGGACTAAGTGTAGAAGATGAGATGCTGATGAGAGCCCTGTATCATTGAGAAGAGATTTGGAAAGGTTGCTGAAGGAGGATTTAGGATGGGACATAGAAGGATGGAAGAGGGATCAGGGTTGGGATGGGAAGGAAAGCCTGTGAGAAAGGGGACTCACCTGTGGCCCCAGACTTTGACTTGACTAAAGGGAGAGGAAAGCAGTCTAGAGCTGAGGATTCGGCACTCCAGACGCGGGGTTAAAGTCTACTTTGGACTTCAAAGAACTGAAGTCTACCAAGGAAAGGAATACTAAATCTTGACTTTAGGAACTTGAGTCTTGCCAAAAAGataccaaaactaaataaaaattaatctccACATGCCCTAACTCAGAACTAGCCCCAAGCAAGTAGTCTTGAAGGAGGAGACAGAATAGACTCTAttttgaaagcaggactccatcttgggccagactgtggactttgagctgtatgtccagtatctatggaaacgacataccaacaggaaaaccagacccccggatggaagagccccagggctcatacctagactctccatgGCCTGAAAGAATACCCTGATTATCTGTGTAACCCAATAGTCATAAATTTTATTATGCTtcttggggtatgaccacaggcctgttGATAATTGTCCCCTGTTAACCACAGTAgacttaaggcatatgaatcatgggttaactttgtatctttcttttcctttgttcagactagtttcagggaatttggggaggtgggtttgggcagaTACACTTAGGGTATTGTAGCCAcgcattctgggaaacaaactcactcggACAAtacagatagtggagtgcagtttattacaccagcaggCCCAAAGCAGTCTCCGCTTAGCCAAGAACCCCGACcggtttttgtgaaaaccttatataccctaagtgtacagtGCCCAAACCCACTTCCCCAAATTCCCTgtaactagtctgaacaaaggaaaagaaagatacaaagtagcctaggtagttaacagtggacaattagcAATAGgtctgtggtcataccccaagaagtataataaaatttatgattCCATTGGGTTACACAGATAATCAGGGTATTCTTTCAGGCGacggagagtctaggtatgagccctggggctttTCCATCcaggggggtctggttttccagttggtatgtcatttccatagatactgggcatacagctcaaagtccacagtatggcccaagatggagtcctgctttcaagatgaagcttcctctgtttcctccttcacgggtatataaggttttcacaaaaactggttggggtccttacctaagaggagactctgccttgggcccgccggtgtaataaactgcactccactatctgcgttgtccttctgagtgagtttgtttcccagaatgcatGGCTACAACAGTCTGTTGTACCTTGGCTGACCGACCTGAGGTCAGTGCTGTCCATGGTAACATCTTTTGTGTGGCTTATAACCTGCTTCTATTTTTCAAAGACCACTGGGTAAGGGGAACGAGATCTGTTTGGTAGATGAGGAAGCTGCCTAGGGTCACGGCCAGGAAGACGTACTGCGTCCACGCTGTCGAGTCCTGTCAGGCTCCGAGGGCCGGGTCCCTGAGGCTGGCGGCGCATGCAGGACTCCCGCCGCGACCAGTCTCCGCCTCGCCATCCCTTCTTGCAGAAAGCTCCGTCCCCTCGGGGACCTGACGACCCGCCACTTTCGCAATGTCCAATGAGACTTAGCCGGGGGCGGGACGGACTTCACCGAAGGCCTATCTAATTGGTTCGGGGCGGGGCTGCGGCGGATGGATGCTGAGCGGCGGACATCGGTCTTCCCAGCCTGGAGAGACCCCCGCGCGGGCTGCGCGCAGAGGGTGCGCGCGCCCGCCGCCCGCGCAGCCCCTCTGTCCGCTCGGCGCGTCCCTCTCCTGCTCTCCGGTAGCCGCCGGGAGAGGGGCTCGGGAGTCCGGCCCCAGCCAGAGCTGGGACCCGGGCGGCAGCCGCGGGACGAGCGCCTGAGGTGGGTGCAGAGCGGAAGGGCTGGAAGCCGGGAGGCGGGGAGGCCGGGCAGGCAGATGACTGGGTCCGCCCTGCCGATGGACTCCGGGTCACCAGAGGGAGAGGCCAGCCGAGTTGCGGAGCCCGACTCCTCGCCTGCCTGGGTCCCGGACGCTcgtccccctgccctcccaggccACAAGCCTCCCCGCTGAGGACAACCCGCCCCTCTCGCTGCCCGCGGCCTCCTAACCCCTCCTGCCCTTTGTCGCCTGTGCACCTGCCTTTCGGCCTTGTGTTTCCATCCACCCCCTCTCCAGGCCGGACCCCGGCCCAGCCTTCCCTGCTCAGGACCCAGCCCCAAATTAGACTTGCTTCTTCAGCCCCTAGTCCGTCCCTCTTTGTCGTCTGTACACCTGTCACCCCAACTCTGTTCATTCACTCCACCACCCGCCCCCAACATCATCTAAATTCAGCCTAGGCCCGGAGCCCCCTCCCTGTCCTGGGGGTTCCTCCCGCCCGCTCTGATTATCCCCTACACCTGCCCCCCTCGGCCCCAGCCCCTGT
Proteins encoded:
- the DPF2 gene encoding zinc finger protein ubi-d4 isoform X1 is translated as MAAVVENVVKLLGEQYYKDAMEQCHNYNARLCAERSVRLPFLDSQTGVAQSNCYIWMEKRHRGPGLASGQLYSYPARRWRKKRRAHPPEDPRLSFPSIKPDTDQTLKKEGLISQDGSSLEALLRTDPLEKRGAPDPRVDDDSLGEFPVTNSRARKRILEPDDFLDDLDDEDYEEDTPKRRGKGKSKSKGVGSARKKLDASILEDRDKPYACDNSFKQKHTSKAPQRVCGKRYKNRPGLSYHYAHSHLAEEEGEDKEDSQPPTPVSQRSEEQKSKKGPDGLALPNNYCDFCLGDSKINKKTGQPEELVSCSDCGRSGHPSCLQFTPVMMAAVKTYRWQCIECKCCNICGTSENDDQLLFCDDCDRGYHMYCLTPSMSEPPEGSWSCHLCLDLLKEKASIYQNQNSS
- the DPF2 gene encoding zinc finger protein ubi-d4 isoform X2, with the protein product MAAVVENVVKLLGEQYYKDAMEQCHNYNARLCAERSVRLPFLDSQTGVAQSNCYIWMEKRHRGPGLASGQLYSYPARRWRKKRRAHPPEDPRLSFPSIKPDTDQTLKKEGLISQDGSSLEALLRTDPLEKRGAPDPRVDDDSLGEFPVTNSRARKRILEPDDFLDDLDDEDYEEDTPKRRGKGKSKSKGVGSARKKLDASILEDRDKPYACDICGKRYKNRPGLSYHYAHSHLAEEEGEDKEDSQPPTPVSQRSEEQKSKKGPDGLALPNNYCDFCLGDSKINKKTGQPEELVSCSDCGRSGHPSCLQFTPVMMAAVKTYRWQCIECKCCNICGTSENDDQLLFCDDCDRGYHMYCLTPSMSEPPEGSWSCHLCLDLLKEKASIYQNQNSS